The following is a genomic window from Actinomycetota bacterium.
TCGCCTACCTGCTCAGCGGCGGGGTTGCGTTCGCCCGGGCCAGCGGCGCCTGGTAGCACGGGCGGGCTCCTCCAGCGACCCGGTTCCGAGGGTCGGGGCGTCCTGCAAGGACCCGGTTCTGGGTTCGGGCGTCCTTCAGCGACCCAGTGCCGGGTCCGGGCCCCCGGTGGGGGAGCGTAGCGGACCACGGGAACGGGTGCGCCGGGTTGTCCACAGCCCTGCGGGAACGGTGCGCCGGGTTGTCCACAGCCCCTCCGGGAACGGGTACGCCGGGTTGTCCACAGCCCCGCGCGAGCATAGTCCGTGGCGCGAACCAGAGCGCCCGCGTGGAGCAGAACCCCCGCCCCGATGCAGGGCCCCAGCGCGAACGAGGTCCTACCGGACCCGTTCGGTGGCCACGGGTGGGGCGGAGCAGTCGTTGCGGGGGAACACCCAGAGGTCGACCCGGCCGGGCGGGCTGGCGCTGGTGGTGACGAGGATGGTGGCCTCGCGGCCCTGGTAGGTGCCCTCGACGAAGAAGGCGGGGGTGAGGGGCCGGGTGGCGGCATCGGCGACTCCGGTGGCGGCGGGGAGGCAGGACGCGAGCAGGGCCGTGTGGGCCTGGGGAGCCAGGGTGCTCGAACGGGCGGCCTCCTGCTGCCCGAACTCCCGCGACAGGCTGCCGCTGGGGGGTGCGGCCTGGTCGGCGGGGGGGCCGCCGCCGGCGGCGTCGAGGGCTGTCTTGGCGCGGCGGTCGGCGGTGAGCGTGGCCTGGACCTTCGCCGCCGTGACCCCGCCCGGGATCCGGATGACGGGGAGCGGGGCGGCCCCGCCGCCGCCCTCCGTGGCGGCCTCCTGGGAGGCCGTGCCGGCGGCGTCACGGTCGGCGGAGGTCATCGTGCCGGACTGGTCGAGGACTGGGACGACCAGGGCGGCGAGGAGCAGGGCGGCGGCCGCCCCCCAGGCGACGGGCCGGCGGTACCAGGGGGTCGGGCGGAGGACCTCCGGGGAGGCCTCCGGACGCCGGGACGCGGGAAGGTCGGCGGCGGCCTGGGCCGCCTCGGCCTCGACGGCCGCGGCCACGCGGTCGTGCAGGCCGGCCGGGAGGATCGGCTCCTCGAGCAGGGCCAGGCCGCTCCTGGCCCGCGCGACCGACGCGACCACCTCGGCGCAGGACGGGCAGCCGGCCAGGTGGGCCTCGACCTCGAGCCGCCGGCGGCGTTCGCCGTCGCCGGCCTGGAAGGCGGCGAGCTGCTCGCGGTCGGGGTGGTCGGGACGGTCGGGCACGGTGGGCTACCCCTGCTGCTCGGGGTTGGGGCGGCTGGGACGGTCGGGCACGGTCGGCTACCCCTGCCGCTCGTGGTCGTGGGAGTCGGGCAGGCGGGGCTGGCCCTGCCGCTGGTGGTCGTGGAGGTTGGGCACGCTGGAGCTGCTCCTGGTCGGGTCGGGCCCTGTAGGTTCGGACGCTGGCGGGGCGGTCCCGGTTCCCTGGGGGCCGGGTACGGGGAGTGGTGGGTGGCCAGGATCGGTGTCCGGTGGGGCGCCGAGGCATTCGGCGAGGGCGAGGCGGCCGCGGAACACGCGGCTCTTCACGGTGCCTACCGGGACCTCGAGGATCTGGGCGGCGTCGGAGTAGGGAACCCGGTACAGGTCGCAGAGGACGACCGCGACCCGGAACTCCTCGGGGACCTGGGTGAGGGCGGTCTGGACGGCCACGGCGGAGGCGACCACCTCGCCGAGCTCGCTCCCCGGGGCGACG
Proteins encoded in this region:
- a CDS encoding zf-HC2 domain-containing protein; translation: MPDRPDHPDREQLAAFQAGDGERRRRLEVEAHLAGCPSCAEVVASVARARSGLALLEEPILPAGLHDRVAAAVEAEAAQAAADLPASRRPEASPEVLRPTPWYRRPVAWGAAAALLLAALVVPVLDQSGTMTSADRDAAGTASQEAATEGGGGAAPLPVIRIPGGVTAAKVQATLTADRRAKTALDAAGGGPPADQAAPPSGSLSREFGQQEAARSSTLAPQAHTALLASCLPAATGVADAATRPLTPAFFVEGTYQGREATILVTTSASPPGRVDLWVFPRNDCSAPPVATERVR
- a CDS encoding sigma-70 family RNA polymerase sigma factor; this translates as MTDPSDEALLAAHLRGDPRAFGALVARHERRIYGLCLRILGNREDAEDATQEAFLAALRKAASFRKAAAFSTWLYRIAVNAATDQARRRGRARLATLDPEAAGLAVAPGSELGEVVASAVAVQTALTQVPEEFRVAVVLCDLYRVPYSDAAQILEVPVGTVKSRVFRGRLALAECLGAPPDTDPGHPPLPVPGPQGTGTAPPASEPTGPDPTRSSSSVPNLHDHQRQGQPRLPDSHDHERQG